A genome region from Anastrepha ludens isolate Willacy chromosome 3, idAnaLude1.1, whole genome shotgun sequence includes the following:
- the LOC128858790 gene encoding uncharacterized protein LOC128858790, whose translation MSCVRSCVYKMLKKFLCLFVLISVIAFISELPSAECSPDDSTALGEAATKPLAAAEDGDSTDAIGASTDANGDSTNADGDSIDLDTIISILAHLLLTLLGEGNRN comes from the exons ATGTCCTGTGTTAGAAGTTGTGTTTACAAAATGTTAAAGAAGTTCCTCTGCCTGTTTGTGCTGATTAGTG TAATCGCCTTCATAAGCGAATTGCCAAGCGCCGAGTGCTCCCCTGACGATAGCACTGCTCTAGGCGAAGCTGCAACAAAACCATTAGCAGCAGCTGAAGATGGAGATTCAACAGATGCTATTGGAGCTTCAACAGATGCTAATGGAGATTCAACAAATGCTGATGGGGATTCAATAGATTTAGACACTATAATATCAATATTGGCTCACCTGTTGCTTACCCTTTTGGGCGAAGGGAACAGGaattaa